A stretch of the Streptomyces sp. NBC_00078 genome encodes the following:
- the hisN gene encoding histidinol-phosphatase translates to MPDYHDDLRFAHVLADAADAATMSRFKALDLKVETKPDMTPVSDADKAAEELIRGQLQRGRPRDAVLGEEYGLEGTGPRRWVVDPIDGTKNYVRGVPVWATLISLMEAGETGFQPVVGVVSAPALGRRWWAAKGHGAFTGRSLSSASRLQVSGVAKLSDASFAYSSLTGWEDQGRLGGFLDLTREVWRTRAYGDFWPYMLVAEGAVDICAEPELSLWDMAANAIIVTEAGGTFTGLDGRPGPHSGNAAASNGLLHDEFLGYLNERY, encoded by the coding sequence ATGCCGGACTACCACGACGACCTCCGCTTCGCTCACGTCCTCGCGGACGCCGCCGACGCGGCAACGATGTCCCGCTTCAAGGCCCTCGACCTCAAGGTCGAGACGAAGCCGGACATGACCCCGGTGAGCGATGCGGACAAGGCGGCGGAAGAGCTCATCCGCGGCCAGCTCCAGCGCGGCCGCCCGCGCGACGCGGTCCTCGGTGAGGAGTACGGCCTGGAGGGCACCGGTCCCCGCCGCTGGGTGGTCGACCCGATCGACGGCACCAAGAACTACGTACGCGGCGTCCCGGTGTGGGCCACGCTGATCTCCCTGATGGAGGCGGGCGAGACCGGCTTCCAGCCCGTCGTGGGCGTCGTGTCCGCCCCGGCGCTGGGCCGCCGCTGGTGGGCCGCGAAGGGCCACGGCGCCTTCACCGGCCGCAGCCTCTCCTCGGCCTCCCGCCTGCAGGTCTCCGGGGTCGCGAAGCTGTCGGACGCCTCGTTCGCGTACTCCTCCCTGACCGGCTGGGAGGACCAGGGCCGGCTGGGCGGGTTCCTGGACCTGACCCGCGAGGTGTGGCGCACGCGCGCGTACGGGGACTTCTGGCCCTACATGCTGGTCGCCGAGGGCGCGGTCGACATCTGCGCCGAGCCGGAACTCTCCCTGTGGGACATGGCCGCCAACGCGATCATCGTCACCGAGGCCGGCGGCACCTTCACCGGCCTCGACGGCCGCCCGGGCCCGCACAGCGGCAACGCGGCCGCGTCGAACGGCCTGCTGCACGACGAGTTCCTGGGGTATCTCAACGAGCGCTACTGA
- a CDS encoding TetR/AcrR family transcriptional regulator has product MMPAARESLLDAAYTALARRPWSTVRMVDVAAVAGVSRQTLYNEFGSKEGLARALVRREADTYLAGVERALATHSDARERLAATAEWTASTARGNAIVRAMLTGCWSERLPAPTLSAVPSSSAVPAQRRADGPLPSPGDFVAMVRDRAVAVLAGPGPARPDTAELARSCELVVRLALSCVAAPPGEGGVADLVRAALHRQLTA; this is encoded by the coding sequence ATGATGCCTGCAGCGCGGGAATCCCTGCTGGACGCCGCGTACACGGCGCTGGCCCGCCGACCGTGGTCCACCGTGCGGATGGTGGACGTCGCGGCGGTGGCCGGAGTGTCCCGGCAGACCCTCTACAACGAGTTCGGCAGCAAGGAGGGGCTCGCCCGGGCACTCGTGAGAAGGGAGGCGGACACCTACCTCGCCGGGGTCGAACGGGCGCTCGCCACCCACAGTGACGCCCGCGAGCGGCTGGCCGCGACCGCCGAGTGGACCGCGTCCACGGCCCGCGGCAACGCGATCGTGCGGGCCATGCTCACCGGCTGCTGGAGCGAGCGGCTGCCCGCGCCGACGCTGTCCGCGGTGCCGTCCTCCTCTGCGGTGCCCGCGCAGCGGCGGGCGGACGGGCCGCTGCCGTCGCCGGGCGACTTCGTGGCGATGGTGCGCGACCGGGCCGTGGCCGTGCTCGCGGGACCCGGCCCGGCCAGGCCGGACACGGCGGAACTCGCCAGGTCCTGCGAGCTGGTCGTCCGCCTCGCGCTGTCCTGCGTGGCGGCCCCGCCGGGCGAGGGCGGGGTGGCGGATCTCGTACGGGCCGCGCTGCACCGCCAGTTGACCGCCTGA
- the rsgA gene encoding ribosome small subunit-dependent GTPase A produces MRRYGKHTDEDDIRSRPNRKGNRPRTHIRPKHEDAAEGMVLTVDRGRLTILVDDRIVMAMKARELGRKAAIVGDRVALVGDLSGTKDTLARIVRIGERTSVLRRTADDDDPYERVVVANADQLAIVTALADPEPRPRLIDRCLVAAYDGGLTPLLVMTKSDLAPPDKLLELYGDLGIPYVVTSRDELESGDAVASVREQLDGRITAFVGHSGVGKTTLVNALVPEDRRRLTGHVNAVTGRGRHTTTSALALPLAGDDGWVVDTPGIRSFGLAHIDPSRVINAFPDLEAGTEGCPRACSHDEPDCALDEWVAAGHADPARLYSLRRLLATRERKEGD; encoded by the coding sequence ATGCGCCGCTACGGCAAGCACACCGACGAGGACGACATCCGCTCCCGCCCGAACCGCAAGGGCAACCGGCCGCGTACGCACATCCGCCCCAAGCACGAGGACGCGGCCGAGGGCATGGTCCTCACCGTCGACCGCGGCCGGCTGACCATCCTGGTCGACGACCGGATCGTCATGGCGATGAAGGCCCGCGAACTGGGCCGCAAGGCGGCGATCGTCGGCGACCGGGTGGCCCTGGTCGGTGACCTGTCCGGCACGAAGGACACCCTCGCGCGCATCGTCCGCATCGGGGAACGCACGTCGGTGCTGCGCCGCACCGCGGACGACGACGACCCGTACGAGCGCGTCGTCGTCGCCAACGCCGACCAGCTCGCGATCGTCACGGCCCTCGCCGACCCGGAGCCCCGCCCGCGCCTCATCGACCGCTGCCTGGTCGCGGCGTACGACGGCGGCCTGACCCCGCTCCTGGTCATGACCAAGTCGGACCTCGCCCCGCCCGACAAGCTCCTGGAGCTGTACGGCGACCTCGGCATCCCGTATGTCGTCACCAGCCGCGATGAACTGGAGAGCGGGGACGCGGTCGCTTCGGTGCGCGAGCAACTGGACGGCAGGATCACCGCGTTCGTCGGCCACTCGGGCGTCGGCAAGACGACCCTGGTGAACGCGCTGGTCCCCGAGGACCGCCGCCGTCTGACGGGCCATGTCAACGCGGTGACGGGCCGCGGCCGCCACACCACGACCTCGGCGCTGGCCCTTCCGCTGGCCGGCGACGACGGCTGGGTGGTCGACACCCCGGGCATTCGTTCCTTCGGGCTCGCCCACATCGACCCGTCCCGCGTCATCAACGCCTTCCCGGACCTGGAAGCGGGCACCGAGGGCTGCCCGCGCGCGTGCAGCCACGACGAGCCGGACTGCGCGCTGGACGAGTGGGTGGCCGCGGGGCACGCGGACCCGGCCCGGCTCTACTCGCTGCGGCGGCTGCTGGCGACGAGGGAGCGCAAGGAAGGCGACTGA
- a CDS encoding M50 family metallopeptidase, with amino-acid sequence MDSTASSLASLWDRVFGTQPDPDLWVVLATLVAAVAVTVPHGVWRVARNTITIAHEGGHGLIALLTGRQLTGIRLHSDTSGLTVSRGKPHGLGMVLTAAAGYTAPPLLGLGGAALLAAGHITLLLWLATVLLVAMLVMIRNAYGALTVVVTGGTFLLVSWLAGPQVQAAFAYAVVWFLLVGGVRPAFELQAKRSRGGARDSDADQLSRLTHVPAGLWLFLFHAVSLCSLIGGGRWLLEV; translated from the coding sequence ATGGACAGCACCGCATCCTCGCTCGCCTCCCTCTGGGACCGGGTCTTCGGCACCCAGCCCGACCCCGACCTCTGGGTGGTGCTCGCGACCCTCGTCGCCGCCGTCGCCGTGACCGTCCCGCACGGCGTCTGGCGCGTCGCGCGCAACACGATCACCATCGCCCACGAGGGCGGCCACGGCCTGATCGCTCTGCTCACCGGCCGGCAGCTCACGGGCATACGCCTGCACTCCGACACCAGCGGCCTCACCGTCAGCCGCGGCAAGCCGCACGGCCTCGGCATGGTTCTCACCGCGGCCGCCGGCTACACCGCTCCCCCGTTGCTCGGTCTCGGCGGCGCCGCGCTGCTGGCCGCCGGTCACATCACGCTGCTGCTGTGGCTGGCGACGGTCCTGCTGGTGGCGATGCTGGTGATGATCCGCAACGCGTACGGCGCCCTGACGGTCGTCGTCACCGGCGGCACGTTCCTGCTGGTGTCCTGGCTGGCCGGCCCCCAGGTCCAGGCGGCGTTCGCGTACGCGGTGGTCTGGTTCCTGCTGGTGGGCGGAGTACGCCCGGCCTTCGAACTCCAGGCGAAGAGGTCACGGGGCGGCGCGCGCGACTCGGACGCGGACCAACTCTCGCGACTGACCCACGTACCGGCCGGGTTGTGGCTCTTTCTTTTCCACGCGGTGTCGCTGTGTTCGCTGATAGGCGGAGGCAGGTGGCTGCTGGAGGTGTGA
- a CDS encoding sel1 repeat family protein produces the protein MDVMGDKATLFETGRFVQPSEPVEAGEVAEEAVEEVRQRLAAEAGDVEAMSVLGAMLLRRGDLDGAEHHLRAATAAGDRAAANNLGVLLHQRGYADEAAGWWRIAAVAGSAAAAHALGRYHRERGDEPAAEYWLRQSAEQGHALGAYALADLLEHRGDAAAGDWMRAAAERGHREAAYRLARALDRKAVCEGESGADNGVALLAEAEQFYRQAAARGHRRAALHLGAILEKRGELKEAGRWYLTSAKDGEARAACALGFLLRDAGDTESAAVWWLRAAQDGDGNAANALGALHAERGQTQTAERWYRAAMDAGDDNGAYNLGLLCAEQGRTAQAEQWYRRAAYAGHREAANALAILLLQGGDTAGAEPWFSKAAEAGSVDAAFNLGILHAGRGTEEDAGVALRWYERAAAAGHTEAALQVGMARLRDGDEQAAERHLRCAAGGGSAEAAYRLATVLDARRPPAPAHELGEPAHEKTECEEWYERAASQGHRRAQVRVGMMAAARGDVVQAARWYRAAAEAGSRNGAFNLGLLLAREGSEPEAAVWWTRAADAGHGRAALRLALVYARQGELAEGQRWADRAVRLGPAAVSERAARLRDALREELSA, from the coding sequence ATGGACGTTATGGGGGACAAGGCAACTCTGTTCGAGACAGGGCGATTTGTGCAGCCTTCCGAACCCGTCGAAGCGGGGGAGGTGGCTGAGGAGGCCGTCGAGGAAGTTCGTCAGCGGCTCGCCGCCGAGGCCGGCGATGTCGAGGCGATGAGCGTCCTCGGGGCCATGCTGCTGCGCCGCGGTGATCTCGACGGAGCCGAGCACCATCTGCGTGCCGCCACCGCCGCGGGCGACCGCGCCGCCGCCAACAATCTCGGAGTTCTTCTTCATCAGCGCGGATACGCCGACGAGGCCGCCGGCTGGTGGCGGATCGCCGCCGTCGCCGGGTCCGCAGCGGCCGCGCACGCCCTGGGCCGGTACCACCGCGAGCGCGGCGACGAGCCCGCCGCCGAGTACTGGCTGCGCCAGTCCGCCGAACAGGGGCACGCCCTGGGCGCCTACGCGCTCGCGGATCTGCTGGAGCACCGTGGGGACGCCGCAGCCGGGGACTGGATGCGGGCCGCGGCGGAGCGCGGGCACCGGGAGGCGGCGTACCGGCTGGCGCGTGCGCTTGACCGCAAGGCCGTGTGCGAGGGCGAGAGCGGCGCTGACAACGGTGTCGCACTGCTGGCCGAGGCCGAGCAGTTCTACCGGCAGGCCGCCGCGCGCGGGCACCGGCGGGCCGCGCTGCACCTCGGGGCGATCCTCGAGAAGCGCGGTGAGCTCAAGGAGGCCGGGCGCTGGTATCTGACGTCTGCCAAGGACGGCGAGGCGCGGGCCGCCTGCGCGCTCGGCTTCCTGCTGCGAGACGCCGGGGACACCGAGAGCGCCGCCGTGTGGTGGCTGAGGGCCGCGCAGGACGGCGACGGCAACGCCGCCAACGCGCTCGGCGCGCTGCACGCCGAGCGCGGGCAGACCCAGACCGCCGAGCGCTGGTACCGGGCGGCCATGGACGCCGGGGACGACAACGGCGCGTACAACCTCGGGCTGCTCTGCGCCGAGCAGGGACGCACCGCACAGGCCGAGCAGTGGTACCGCCGCGCCGCCTACGCCGGGCACCGCGAAGCGGCGAACGCGCTGGCGATCCTGCTGCTGCAGGGCGGCGACACGGCGGGCGCTGAGCCGTGGTTCTCCAAGGCCGCCGAGGCCGGGAGTGTGGACGCCGCGTTCAACCTGGGCATCCTGCACGCCGGGCGCGGCACCGAGGAGGACGCGGGCGTCGCACTGCGGTGGTACGAGCGTGCCGCGGCCGCCGGGCACACGGAGGCGGCGCTGCAGGTCGGCATGGCCCGGCTGCGGGACGGCGACGAGCAGGCGGCCGAGCGGCACCTGCGGTGCGCGGCGGGCGGCGGCAGCGCGGAGGCCGCGTACCGGCTGGCGACCGTGCTGGACGCCCGGCGGCCGCCCGCGCCCGCACACGAGCTGGGGGAGCCCGCGCACGAGAAGACCGAGTGCGAGGAGTGGTACGAGCGCGCGGCGTCCCAGGGGCACCGGCGGGCGCAGGTGCGGGTCGGCATGATGGCCGCGGCCCGGGGTGACGTGGTGCAGGCGGCCCGGTGGTACCGCGCGGCCGCCGAGGCCGGCTCCCGCAACGGCGCCTTCAACCTGGGCCTGCTGCTGGCCCGGGAGGGCAGCGAGCCCGAGGCGGCGGTGTGGTGGACCCGGGCCGCCGACGCAGGCCACGGACGGGCCGCGCTCCGGCTGGCCCTGGTCTACGCGCGTCAGGGCGAGCTTGCGGAGGGGCAGCGCTGGGCGGACCGGGCGGTGAGGCTGGGGCCGGCGGCGGTGTCCGAGCGGGCGGCCCGGCTGCGGGACGCGCTGCGGGAGGAGTTGTCGGCGTGA
- a CDS encoding UPF0182 family protein → MPDRGGGPTGPRIRVGRPSRRVRTLLMTLGVLAVLGMAFTMFAGFWTDWLWYRSVKYSSVFTTTLWTKIGLFFVFGLLMALAVGFNIWLAHRLRPPLSAMSMEQQSLDRYRMGIAPYKTWLLLGITALVGLIAGASASSQWRTWLMWVNGVPFHQKDPQFHLDVSFYAFDLPWYRFLLGFGFAAAILSLIAAALTHYLYGGLRITSPGARATAAATGHLSVLLGLFVALKAIAYWLDRYGLAVKSSDFKATDDWTGLRYVDANAYLPAKTILFCIAVICALLFFATLWRRTWQLPVIGFGLMVLSAILIGGLYPAIVQKFQVQPNEQAKEAPYVQKNLKATREAYGIDDTKVSDYSGTGTHEDKSKLRDDVGSTASIRILDPNIVSPTFQQLQQIRNYYAFPTNLDVDRYSKDGKDQDTVIGLRELNLNGIPKNNWINDHFRYTHGYGVVAAKGTAADPNGQPVFTESDLPSKGNLGTYEQQVYYGEKTTTYSIVGGPQKEIDYSDDSGEKTTSYQGKSGVNLANPINRAAYAVAFNEPQILYSGAIGEGSRILYNRTPKERVEAVAPWLTIDGDAYPAVVNHRIQWIVDAYTTTNGYPYASRTTLGDTTADSLTATNNSRAVVAQQNQVNYIRNSVKATVDAYTGEVKLYQWDTKDPVLKTWMKAFPGTVEPRTAISKSLMDHLRYPQDLFKVQRELLTRYHVTNPTTFLSGSEVWQVPDDPTNKSGNAVPPYYLSMKMPDQSAQAFSLTTTFTPNGRDNLSAFMTVDAEAGTGDYGKIRILKLPTSTTVDGPKQVQSQFNSEQDIAESIKLLKGGDSDIEYGNLLTVPLDGGLLYVEPVYVRGGGLKYPLLRKVLVSYGDKTAFENTLDEALNKVFGAESSTTPPPDQGTTQPPTSGNPTVQAALNDAQKAFDAGQEALKKNDWQAYGEAQKDLEDALKRAEDAQAKADKTGGTGGTGGNRSGGSPSPSGSPRPSGSPSPSGSSGSG, encoded by the coding sequence ATGCCGGACCGCGGCGGAGGCCCGACGGGGCCACGGATCAGAGTGGGCCGCCCGTCCCGGCGAGTCCGGACCCTGCTCATGACACTGGGCGTCCTTGCCGTACTCGGCATGGCGTTCACCATGTTCGCGGGCTTCTGGACGGACTGGCTCTGGTACCGCTCCGTGAAGTACTCGTCCGTCTTCACCACCACGCTGTGGACGAAGATCGGACTGTTCTTCGTCTTCGGCCTGCTGATGGCCCTCGCGGTCGGCTTCAACATCTGGCTGGCGCACCGGCTGCGACCGCCGCTCAGCGCCATGTCGATGGAGCAGCAGAGCCTCGACCGCTACCGGATGGGCATCGCCCCCTACAAGACCTGGCTGCTGCTCGGCATCACCGCCCTGGTGGGTCTGATCGCCGGCGCCTCGGCGTCCAGCCAGTGGCGCACCTGGCTGATGTGGGTCAACGGCGTGCCCTTCCACCAGAAGGACCCCCAGTTCCACCTCGACGTCTCGTTCTACGCCTTCGACCTGCCCTGGTACCGCTTCCTGCTCGGCTTCGGCTTCGCCGCCGCGATCCTGTCCCTGATCGCAGCCGCGCTCACGCACTACCTGTACGGCGGCCTCAGGATCACCTCCCCGGGCGCGCGTGCCACGGCCGCCGCCACGGGCCATCTGTCGGTGCTGCTCGGCCTCTTCGTCGCCCTCAAGGCGATCGCGTACTGGCTCGACCGGTACGGCCTCGCGGTGAAGTCCAGCGACTTCAAGGCGACGGACGACTGGACCGGCCTCAGGTACGTCGACGCGAACGCCTACCTCCCGGCGAAGACGATCCTGTTCTGCATCGCCGTCATCTGCGCGCTGCTGTTCTTCGCCACCCTGTGGCGGCGCACCTGGCAGCTGCCCGTGATCGGCTTCGGCCTGATGGTGCTCTCGGCGATCCTGATCGGCGGGCTCTACCCGGCGATCGTCCAGAAGTTCCAGGTCCAGCCCAACGAGCAGGCCAAGGAAGCGCCGTACGTCCAGAAGAACCTCAAGGCGACGCGCGAGGCCTACGGCATCGACGACACCAAGGTCAGCGACTACTCGGGGACGGGCACCCACGAGGACAAGAGCAAGCTGCGCGACGACGTCGGTTCCACGGCGAGCATCCGCATCCTGGACCCGAACATCGTCTCGCCCACGTTCCAGCAGCTCCAGCAGATCAGGAACTACTACGCGTTCCCGACCAACCTGGACGTCGACCGGTACAGCAAGGACGGCAAGGACCAGGACACGGTCATCGGTCTGCGCGAGCTGAACCTGAACGGCATCCCGAAGAACAACTGGATCAACGACCACTTCCGCTACACCCACGGCTACGGCGTGGTCGCCGCCAAGGGCACCGCGGCCGACCCCAACGGCCAGCCCGTCTTCACCGAGTCCGACCTGCCCTCCAAGGGAAACCTCGGAACGTACGAACAGCAGGTCTACTACGGCGAGAAGACCACCACCTACTCGATCGTCGGCGGTCCCCAGAAGGAGATCGACTACTCCGACGACAGCGGTGAGAAGACCACCAGCTACCAGGGCAAGAGCGGCGTCAACCTCGCCAACCCGATCAACCGGGCAGCGTACGCGGTGGCGTTCAACGAGCCGCAGATCCTCTACTCCGGTGCGATCGGCGAGGGTTCACGCATCCTGTACAACCGCACTCCCAAGGAGCGCGTCGAAGCGGTGGCGCCCTGGCTGACCATCGACGGCGACGCGTACCCGGCGGTGGTCAACCACCGCATCCAGTGGATCGTGGACGCGTACACCACGACCAACGGATACCCGTACGCCTCCCGTACGACCCTGGGGGACACGACGGCCGACTCGCTCACCGCGACCAACAACTCGCGTGCGGTGGTGGCCCAGCAGAACCAGGTCAACTACATCCGCAACTCGGTGAAGGCGACCGTCGACGCGTACACCGGTGAGGTCAAGCTCTACCAGTGGGACACCAAGGACCCGGTCCTGAAGACGTGGATGAAGGCCTTCCCCGGCACCGTCGAGCCCAGGACCGCCATCTCGAAGTCGCTGATGGACCATCTGCGCTACCCGCAGGACCTGTTCAAGGTCCAGCGCGAGCTGCTGACCCGCTACCACGTCACCAACCCGACGACCTTCCTCAGCGGCAGCGAGGTGTGGCAGGTCCCGGACGACCCGACCAACAAGTCCGGCAACGCGGTACCGCCGTACTACCTGAGCATGAAGATGCCCGACCAGTCGGCGCAGGCGTTCTCACTGACGACGACGTTCACGCCCAACGGCCGGGACAATCTCAGTGCGTTCATGACGGTCGACGCCGAGGCGGGCACCGGCGACTACGGCAAGATCAGAATCCTGAAACTGCCGACCAGTACGACCGTCGACGGACCCAAACAGGTGCAGAGTCAGTTCAACTCCGAACAGGACATCGCCGAGTCGATCAAGCTGCTGAAGGGCGGCGACTCCGACATCGAGTACGGCAACCTGCTGACCGTGCCACTCGACGGAGGACTGCTGTACGTGGAGCCGGTGTACGTACGCGGTGGTGGACTCAAGTACCCGCTGCTGCGGAAGGTGCTGGTCAGCTACGGCGACAAGACCGCCTTCGAGAACACCCTCGACGAGGCCCTCAACAAGGTCTTCGGAGCGGAGAGTTCGACCACGCCACCGCCGGACCAGGGCACGACCCAGCCACCGACGTCCGGCAACCCGACGGTCCAAGCGGCACTGAACGACGCCCAGAAGGCCTTCGACGCCGGCCAGGAAGCCCTCAAGAAGAACGACTGGCAGGCGTACGGCGAGGCGCAGAAGGACCTTGAGGACGCGCTCAAGCGAGCCGAGGACGCGCAGGCCAAGGCCGACAAGACCGGCGGAACCGGCGGAACCGGCGGAAACAGGAGCGGTGGCAGCCCGAGCCCGAGCGGCAGTCCCCGTCCGAGCGGCAGTCCGAGCCCGAGCGGCTCTTCCGGCAGCGGCTGA
- the aroA gene encoding 3-phosphoshikimate 1-carboxyvinyltransferase — protein sequence MAPNPASTALWPAPHASGAVDATVHVPGSKSVTNRALVLAALASEPGWLRRPLRSRDTLLMAGALRAMGVGIEEGVGPDGTGETWRVLPTGLQGPATVDVGNAGTVMRFLPPVAALADGPIRFDGDPRSYERPLTGVIDALRVLGARIDDDGRGTLPLTVHGGGALDGGPVEIDASSSSQFVSALLLSGPRFNQGVEVRHIGSSLPSLPHIRMTVDMLRAVGAQVDTPESGGEPNVWRVTPGALLGRDLTIEPDLSNAQPFLAAALVTGGRVVVPDWPARTTQPGDRLREIFTDMGGSCELTEYGLEFTGTGAIHGIDVDLGEVGELTPGIAAVAALADSPSTLRGVAHLRLHETDRLAALTKEINELGGDVTETADGLHIRPRRLHGGIFHTYEDHRMATAGAIIGLAVEGVQIEDVATTAKTLPDFPDMWTGMLGA from the coding sequence ATGGCCCCGAACCCCGCATCCACCGCTCTCTGGCCCGCCCCCCACGCGAGCGGGGCCGTCGACGCGACGGTCCACGTGCCGGGGTCCAAGTCCGTCACCAACCGCGCCCTCGTGCTCGCCGCCCTCGCCTCGGAACCCGGCTGGCTGCGCCGCCCCCTGCGTTCCCGGGACACACTGCTGATGGCGGGCGCCCTGCGCGCGATGGGCGTCGGCATCGAGGAGGGCGTGGGCCCGGACGGCACGGGCGAGACCTGGCGGGTGCTGCCCACGGGCCTACAAGGCCCGGCCACAGTCGACGTGGGCAACGCCGGCACGGTGATGCGCTTCCTGCCCCCGGTCGCCGCGCTCGCCGACGGCCCCATCCGCTTCGACGGCGACCCGAGGTCGTACGAGCGCCCCCTGACCGGCGTGATCGACGCGCTGCGCGTGCTCGGCGCCCGGATCGACGACGACGGCCGCGGCACGCTGCCGCTGACGGTCCACGGGGGCGGGGCGCTGGACGGCGGCCCGGTGGAGATCGACGCGTCCTCGTCGTCCCAGTTCGTGTCGGCCCTGCTCCTGTCCGGCCCGCGCTTCAACCAGGGCGTGGAGGTCCGCCACATCGGCTCCTCCCTTCCCTCCCTCCCGCACATCCGCATGACCGTCGACATGCTGCGCGCGGTCGGCGCGCAGGTGGACACGCCGGAGTCGGGCGGCGAGCCGAACGTGTGGCGGGTGACGCCGGGCGCGCTGCTCGGCCGGGACCTCACCATCGAGCCGGACCTGTCCAACGCGCAGCCGTTTCTGGCGGCGGCCCTGGTGACGGGCGGCAGGGTCGTCGTACCCGACTGGCCGGCCCGCACCACGCAGCCCGGCGACAGGCTGAGGGAGATCTTCACCGACATGGGCGGTTCCTGCGAACTGACCGAATACGGCCTTGAGTTCACCGGTACGGGTGCGATCCACGGTATCGACGTGGACCTGGGCGAGGTCGGCGAGCTGACCCCGGGCATCGCGGCGGTCGCGGCCCTCGCGGACTCCCCCTCCACCCTGCGGGGCGTGGCCCATCTGCGGCTGCACGAGACGGACCGCCTGGCCGCGCTCACCAAGGAGATCAACGAACTCGGCGGTGACGTCACCGAGACCGCCGACGGCCTGCACATCCGCCCGCGCCGCCTGCACGGCGGGATCTTCCACACGTACGAGGACCACCGCATGGCGACGGCAGGCGCGATCATCGGCCTCGCGGTGGAAGGCGTGCAGATCGAGGACGTGGCGACAACGGCGAAGACCCTGCCGGACTTCCCCGATATGTGGACCGGGATGCTCGGGGCGTAG
- a CDS encoding multidrug efflux SMR transporter, translating to MAWLLVVVAGILETGFAVCLKLSHGFTRLWPTIAFCVFALGSFGLLTLSLKKLDVGPAYAVWTGIGAAGTAIYGMIFLGDLVSTLKLVSISFVIVGVIGLQLSGSAH from the coding sequence ATGGCGTGGCTGCTGGTCGTCGTGGCCGGAATACTCGAGACCGGCTTCGCCGTGTGCCTCAAGCTCTCCCACGGTTTCACCCGGCTGTGGCCGACGATCGCGTTCTGCGTCTTCGCCCTGGGCAGTTTCGGCCTGCTCACCCTCTCCCTGAAAAAGCTGGACGTGGGCCCCGCCTACGCCGTGTGGACGGGCATCGGCGCGGCCGGCACCGCCATCTACGGCATGATCTTCCTGGGCGACCTGGTGTCGACCCTGAAGCTCGTCTCGATCAGCTTCGTCATCGTGGGCGTGATCGGCCTGCAGCTGTCGGGCTCGGCGCACTGA
- a CDS encoding cyclic nucleotide-binding/CBS domain-containing protein, translating into MLVRDAMSTVVLTIGPAHTLRQAAALMSARRVGAAIVLDPDAGGIGILTERDILNSVGLGQSPDTERAHDHTTNDVVFAAPSWTLEEAARAMAHGGFRHLIVLDRGEPAGIVSVRDIIRCWAPARQHVPA; encoded by the coding sequence ATGCTCGTCCGCGACGCCATGAGCACGGTGGTCCTGACCATCGGCCCCGCCCACACCCTCCGTCAGGCCGCCGCCCTGATGTCCGCCCGCCGCGTCGGCGCGGCCATCGTTCTCGACCCTGACGCCGGCGGCATCGGCATCCTCACCGAACGCGACATCCTCAACTCCGTCGGCCTCGGCCAGAGCCCCGACACGGAGCGCGCCCACGACCACACCACCAACGACGTCGTCTTCGCCGCCCCGTCCTGGACGCTGGAGGAGGCGGCCCGCGCCATGGCCCACGGCGGTTTCCGCCACCTCATCGTCCTCGACCGCGGCGAGCCCGCCGGCATCGTCTCGGTCCGCGACATCATCCGCTGCTGGGCACCCGCACGACAGCACGTGCCCGCCTGA
- a CDS encoding Fur family transcriptional regulator, whose product MSDLLQRLRGRGWRMTAQRRVVAEVLDGEHVHLTADEVHSRAVAKLPEISRATVYNTLGELVSLGEVLEVSTDKRAKRYDPNAHRPHHHLVCAQCGAIRDVHPSGNPLADLPNTERFGFTVSDVEVTYRGICPNCAAA is encoded by the coding sequence ATGAGCGACCTTCTACAACGACTGCGCGGACGCGGATGGCGAATGACCGCGCAGCGGCGCGTCGTGGCCGAGGTTCTCGACGGCGAGCACGTCCACCTGACGGCCGACGAGGTCCACTCCCGGGCCGTCGCCAAGCTGCCCGAGATCTCCCGGGCGACCGTCTACAACACCTTGGGCGAGCTGGTCTCCCTCGGCGAGGTGCTCGAAGTCTCCACGGACAAGCGCGCCAAGCGGTACGACCCGAACGCGCACCGGCCCCACCACCACCTGGTCTGCGCCCAGTGCGGCGCGATCCGCGACGTCCACCCGAGCGGCAACCCGCTCGCCGACCTCCCCAACACGGAGCGCTTCGGTTTCACCGTCTCGGACGTCGAGGTGACGTACCGCGGCATCTGTCCGAACTGCGCGGCGGCCTAG